One genomic segment of Coffea arabica cultivar ET-39 chromosome 6e, Coffea Arabica ET-39 HiFi, whole genome shotgun sequence includes these proteins:
- the LOC113697393 gene encoding uncharacterized protein isoform X7, with amino-acid sequence MEKILIFLQPCQPWRLWTQRWIQASFLLIVLSMKPLRKATWHKGHSLAQTVFSCIYLLRPDRISSHALLHSYCMVVRVTCNAVVSAVSDARTNEEEDLFTMTYGLPLKGEGDEKCLSILHAVDETISRQLRASKAPSTKRRVLEDIEPLQTNADLEGGLCKAVLCRLRFRKHFYHVLTCMRRPQGKGLELARKHITSCLSELDSMLKLEEFLKCKSICRTVKDATDDETTASGCQPIGFDSSLNSRLSAPTPPRAIKLLSWRKAVDYFKKLLHDLEVICSYTLDPVLEVVLRFVVGFQKLHPDLVARAYLQYISICGDCYKLPSQLLLVQEGKLYGRDPVFAMICKASLLPDTVKNHDLQKNETIVQLGQLLTNLLRILCTNSAWQRRKLGKILQEWRIVHAQLELAFRKEYGDISNTSNEDVGMNICSYILIWVEEQTYWIATRFLTLGFELELYSPCDYCMVYWYIYVILIKLAERTHIKMMRSNENSRRKGKKKRDSVKDGAKDHQIPPAVSLLQCQICLAEGLVMMLAALRNEFNAFQSVGPFNSEHERFLQHFELLQKACIPDGVSYVSFKETINHARLSTSSTYNCFKDAQRTAKELRTSYSNDPEKLNELRMIEQVAEHNVVALNLVRHLGTLDPSLKVYFEFSHHPHFASAVVKRS; translated from the exons ATGGAgaaaattttaatctttttgcaGCCATGTCAGCCTTGGAG ATTATGGACCCAAAGATGGATTCAGGCATCGTTTCTACTTATTGTTCTGTCGATGAAGCCATTGAGAAAG GCGACATGGCATAAGGGTCATTCACTTGCACAAACTGTTTTCTCTTGTATCTACCTTTTGAGACCTGATAGAATATCTTCGCATGCTTTACTACATTCTTATTGCATGGTCGTACGAGTGACTTGCAATGCTGTTGTTTCAGCAGTTTCAGATGCTCGGACAAATGAA GAAGAAGATCTTTTTACTATGACATATGGTCTTCCTTTGAAGGGTGAAGGAGATGAAAAATGTTTGTCCATTCTACATGCTGTAGACGAGACAATTTCTCGCCAACTGCGGGCTTCTAAAGCTCCATCCACGAAAAGAAGAGTTCTAGAAG ATATAGAACCATTACAGACTAATGCTGATCTTGAAGGAGGATTGTGCAAAGCTGTATTGTGCCGCTTACGTTTTCGTAAG CACTTCTATCATGTCCTGACATGTATGAGGCGGCCACAAGGCAAAGGTTTGGAGTTGGCAAGGAAACATATCACTTCCTGCTTGTCAGAGCTAGATTCTATGCTTAAACTAGAAGAATTCCTGAAGTGTAAGAGTATATGCAGAACTGTCAAAGATGCAACTGACGACGAAACAACTGCTTCTGGTTGTCAACCTATTGGGTTTGATTCTTCCTTGAACAGTAGATTATCAGCACCTACTCCTCCTCGTGCCATTAAACTACTAAGCTGGAGAAAG GCTGTCGATTATTTTAAGAAGCTTCTACATGATCTTGAAGTTATTTGTTCCTACACCTTGGACCCTGTGCTTGAAGTGGTTTTGCGCTTTGTTGTTGGGTTTCAAAAGCTTCATCCTGATTTGGTTGCTAGAGCTTATCTCCAG TACATTTCAATCTGTGGAGACTGCTATAAACTGCCTTCTCAG CTTTTGCTTGTTCAAGAAGGAAAACTCTATGGACGTGATCCTGTGTTTGCCATGATTTGTAAAGCTTCTTTATTACCTGATACGGTGAAGAACCATGACTTACAAAAGAATGAAACCATTGTACAACTTGGGCAG TTGCTAACCAACTTGCTTAGAATTCTGTGTACCAACTCCGCATGGCAAAGACGTAAGCTCGGCAAAATATTACAAGAGTGGCGAATTGTCCATGCACAG CTAGAACTGGCTTTCAGAAAGGAGTATGGGGACATATCAAACACTTCTAATGAG GATGTGGGCATGAATATTTGCAGTTACATCCTCATTTGGGTGGAGGAGCAAACCTACTGGATAGCTACTCGCTTCCTCACCTTGGGCTTCGAATTGGAGTTGTATTCACCATGTGACTACTGCATGGTATACTGGTACATATATGTTATTCTGATCAAGCTTGCAGAAAGGACACACATCAAAATGATGAGAAGCAATGAAAATA GTAGGcggaaaggaaagaagaaaagagattcCGTGAAGGATGGGGCCAAGGACCACCAGATTCCACCCGCTGTTTCACTGCTTCAGTGCCAGATATGTCTTGCTGAAGGTCTTGTGATG ATGCTTGCAGCTCTGAGGAATGAATTCAATGCCTTCCAAAGTGTGGGTCCTTTCAACAGTGAGCATGAG aGATTTCTTCAGCATTTTGAGCTCTTGCAGAAAGCTTGCATTCCAGATGGCGTTTCCTACGTCTCATTCAAAGAAACTATAAACCATGCTAGATTATCT ACATCGTCTACGTACAATTGTTTCAAGGATGCTCAAAGAACTGCAAAGGAACTGAGGACCAGTTATTCAAATGATCCAGAAAAACTGAATGAACTCCGCATGATAGAGCAGGTGGCAGAACATAATGTTGTCGCCCTAAATCTTGTTCGCCACTTGGGAACTCTTGACCCGTCGCTTAAGGTTTACTTTGAATTCAGTCATCATCCACATTTTGCCAGTGCTGTTGTGAAGAGATCTTAA
- the LOC113697393 gene encoding uncharacterized protein isoform X6, whose product MSALEIMDPKMDSGIVSTYCSVDEAIEKGAAPVPLSFNSTIDIQCTIDIMDHLLACEATWHKGHSLAQTVFSCIYLLRPDRISSHALLHSYCMVVRVTCNAVVSAVSDARTNEEEDLFTMTYGLPLKGEGDEKCLSILHAVDETISRQLRASKAPSTKRRVLEDIEPLQTNADLEGGLCKAVLCRLRFRKHFYHVLTCMRRPQGKGLELARKHITSCLSELDSMLKLEEFLKCKSICRTVKDATDDETTASGCQPIGFDSSLNSRLSAPTPPRAIKLLSWRKAVDYFKKLLHDLEVICSYTLDPVLEVVLRFVVGFQKLHPDLVARAYLQYISICGDCYKLPSQLLLVQEGKLYGRDPVFAMICKASLLPDTVKNHDLQKNETIVQLGQLLTNLLRILCTNSAWQRRKLGKILQEWRIVHAQLELAFRKEYGDISNTSNEDVGMNICSYILIWVEEQTYWIATRFLTLGFELELYSPCDYCMVYWYIYVILIKLAERTHIKMMRSNENSRRKGKKKRDSVKDGAKDHQIPPAVSLLQCQICLAEGLVMMLAALRNEFNAFQSVGPFNSEHERFLQHFELLQKACIPDGVSYVSFKETINHARLSTSSTYNCFKDAQRTAKELRTSYSNDPEKLNELRMIEQVAEHNVVALNLVRHLGTLDPSLKVYFEFSHHPHFASAVVKRS is encoded by the exons ATGTCAGCCTTGGAG ATTATGGACCCAAAGATGGATTCAGGCATCGTTTCTACTTATTGTTCTGTCGATGAAGCCATTGAGAAAGGTGCTGCTCCTGTTCCTTTGAGTTTTAACAGCACAATTGATATTCAATGTACTATTGACATCATGGATCATCTTCTTGCCTGTGAG GCGACATGGCATAAGGGTCATTCACTTGCACAAACTGTTTTCTCTTGTATCTACCTTTTGAGACCTGATAGAATATCTTCGCATGCTTTACTACATTCTTATTGCATGGTCGTACGAGTGACTTGCAATGCTGTTGTTTCAGCAGTTTCAGATGCTCGGACAAATGAA GAAGAAGATCTTTTTACTATGACATATGGTCTTCCTTTGAAGGGTGAAGGAGATGAAAAATGTTTGTCCATTCTACATGCTGTAGACGAGACAATTTCTCGCCAACTGCGGGCTTCTAAAGCTCCATCCACGAAAAGAAGAGTTCTAGAAG ATATAGAACCATTACAGACTAATGCTGATCTTGAAGGAGGATTGTGCAAAGCTGTATTGTGCCGCTTACGTTTTCGTAAG CACTTCTATCATGTCCTGACATGTATGAGGCGGCCACAAGGCAAAGGTTTGGAGTTGGCAAGGAAACATATCACTTCCTGCTTGTCAGAGCTAGATTCTATGCTTAAACTAGAAGAATTCCTGAAGTGTAAGAGTATATGCAGAACTGTCAAAGATGCAACTGACGACGAAACAACTGCTTCTGGTTGTCAACCTATTGGGTTTGATTCTTCCTTGAACAGTAGATTATCAGCACCTACTCCTCCTCGTGCCATTAAACTACTAAGCTGGAGAAAG GCTGTCGATTATTTTAAGAAGCTTCTACATGATCTTGAAGTTATTTGTTCCTACACCTTGGACCCTGTGCTTGAAGTGGTTTTGCGCTTTGTTGTTGGGTTTCAAAAGCTTCATCCTGATTTGGTTGCTAGAGCTTATCTCCAG TACATTTCAATCTGTGGAGACTGCTATAAACTGCCTTCTCAG CTTTTGCTTGTTCAAGAAGGAAAACTCTATGGACGTGATCCTGTGTTTGCCATGATTTGTAAAGCTTCTTTATTACCTGATACGGTGAAGAACCATGACTTACAAAAGAATGAAACCATTGTACAACTTGGGCAG TTGCTAACCAACTTGCTTAGAATTCTGTGTACCAACTCCGCATGGCAAAGACGTAAGCTCGGCAAAATATTACAAGAGTGGCGAATTGTCCATGCACAG CTAGAACTGGCTTTCAGAAAGGAGTATGGGGACATATCAAACACTTCTAATGAG GATGTGGGCATGAATATTTGCAGTTACATCCTCATTTGGGTGGAGGAGCAAACCTACTGGATAGCTACTCGCTTCCTCACCTTGGGCTTCGAATTGGAGTTGTATTCACCATGTGACTACTGCATGGTATACTGGTACATATATGTTATTCTGATCAAGCTTGCAGAAAGGACACACATCAAAATGATGAGAAGCAATGAAAATA GTAGGcggaaaggaaagaagaaaagagattcCGTGAAGGATGGGGCCAAGGACCACCAGATTCCACCCGCTGTTTCACTGCTTCAGTGCCAGATATGTCTTGCTGAAGGTCTTGTGATG ATGCTTGCAGCTCTGAGGAATGAATTCAATGCCTTCCAAAGTGTGGGTCCTTTCAACAGTGAGCATGAG aGATTTCTTCAGCATTTTGAGCTCTTGCAGAAAGCTTGCATTCCAGATGGCGTTTCCTACGTCTCATTCAAAGAAACTATAAACCATGCTAGATTATCT ACATCGTCTACGTACAATTGTTTCAAGGATGCTCAAAGAACTGCAAAGGAACTGAGGACCAGTTATTCAAATGATCCAGAAAAACTGAATGAACTCCGCATGATAGAGCAGGTGGCAGAACATAATGTTGTCGCCCTAAATCTTGTTCGCCACTTGGGAACTCTTGACCCGTCGCTTAAGGTTTACTTTGAATTCAGTCATCATCCACATTTTGCCAGTGCTGTTGTGAAGAGATCTTAA